The proteins below come from a single Prolixibacter sp. NT017 genomic window:
- the leuS gene encoding leucine--tRNA ligase, translating to MDYNFREIEKSWQNYWAEHKTFKTEDDYSKPKFYCLDMFPYPSGAGLHVGHPEGYTATDIICRYKRANGFNVLHPMGWDAFGLPAEQYAIQTGTHPAITTQKNCDNFRRQIQSLGLSYDWDREINTTDPAYYKWTQWIFTRLYNTWFDGEQQKGRPIEELSVPAEIESKGKEAVREYIDEKRLAYYDNAQVWYCRHCKTVCANEEVLNDGSHEKCGTKEVERRFLKQWMLRIPHYAERLLTGLDNLDWPEGVKDMQRNWIGRSTGAEVDFLLDGVDEKIRVYTTRPDTLFGATYMVIAPEHELVDVITTEEHKDAVNDYVRSAALKSDLDRTDLAKDKTGVFTGRYAINPLTGKKIPVWVADYVLTGYGTGAIMAVPAHDTRDFEFAKTFGLDIVCILDPKDAEPELREKVLKGDACWTEDGAYINSANESEGLDIDGMSKEDGLKTVIEWLESKNLGKATVNYKIRDWLFSRQRFWGEPFPVIHWEDGEVSVLSDEDLPLILPDVEKYQPGETGESPLANAGDWLYVTDSNGRKGRRETNTMPQWAGSCWYYLRYIDPKNDEAPFDKVKENYWMPVDLYVGGAEHAVLHLLYSRFWHKVLFDLGVVSTDEPYLKLYNQGMILAFAYETASGSKVPSDMVEERDGSYFHIETGEELKQIVAKMSKSLKNVINPDDVVEEYGADSLRLYEMFMGPLDATKPWTDTGVKGVYNFLRRVFTFFSNLDNVSESEDTKETLKLLHQTIRKVGDDVEDLKFNTAISQMMVFTNHCYKAGKVSRLTAETFMQVLAPFAPHIAEELWNLYGNDASVSLAEWPKVNEEYLVENTFEYPVSFNGKMRFKLELPLDISKDDAEKAVLEHEAAKRWTEGKTVVKLIYVPGKIINVVVK from the coding sequence ATGGATTACAACTTCAGGGAGATTGAAAAAAGCTGGCAAAATTACTGGGCCGAGCATAAGACCTTCAAAACAGAAGACGATTATTCAAAACCGAAATTCTATTGCCTCGATATGTTTCCTTATCCTTCGGGTGCCGGATTGCATGTGGGCCATCCGGAAGGATATACGGCTACCGATATCATTTGCCGTTACAAAAGGGCAAACGGATTTAACGTCCTTCACCCAATGGGATGGGATGCGTTCGGACTCCCTGCAGAACAGTATGCTATTCAAACCGGTACCCATCCGGCGATTACCACGCAAAAGAATTGTGACAACTTCCGCCGTCAGATTCAGTCGTTGGGATTGAGCTACGACTGGGACCGGGAAATCAATACGACCGATCCGGCATATTATAAATGGACACAATGGATTTTTACCCGTTTATATAATACGTGGTTTGATGGGGAGCAGCAGAAAGGTCGTCCGATAGAAGAACTGTCTGTTCCGGCAGAAATTGAAAGTAAAGGAAAAGAAGCAGTACGCGAGTATATTGATGAAAAGCGTCTGGCTTATTACGATAATGCACAGGTTTGGTATTGCCGTCATTGTAAGACGGTTTGTGCCAACGAAGAGGTGCTGAACGACGGCTCGCACGAGAAGTGCGGTACGAAAGAGGTGGAGCGTCGTTTCCTGAAACAGTGGATGCTTCGTATTCCGCATTATGCCGAGCGTTTGCTGACCGGCCTTGACAATCTGGACTGGCCGGAAGGCGTGAAAGATATGCAGCGGAACTGGATTGGAAGGTCAACCGGTGCCGAAGTGGATTTCCTGCTGGATGGTGTTGATGAGAAAATCAGGGTGTACACTACCCGCCCCGATACATTGTTTGGCGCAACCTATATGGTCATTGCTCCAGAGCATGAATTGGTTGACGTGATTACTACGGAGGAACACAAAGATGCCGTTAATGATTACGTGCGCTCGGCTGCACTGAAAAGTGATTTGGACCGGACCGATTTGGCGAAAGATAAAACCGGCGTATTTACGGGCCGGTATGCTATTAATCCCCTTACCGGGAAGAAAATTCCGGTGTGGGTGGCCGATTATGTGCTGACGGGATACGGTACCGGTGCGATTATGGCTGTGCCAGCGCATGATACCCGTGACTTTGAATTTGCGAAAACATTCGGTTTAGATATTGTCTGCATTCTCGATCCGAAAGATGCGGAACCTGAATTACGTGAAAAGGTTCTTAAGGGAGACGCTTGCTGGACGGAAGACGGAGCTTATATCAACTCGGCTAACGAAAGCGAAGGCCTCGATATTGACGGCATGAGCAAAGAGGACGGCCTGAAAACTGTTATTGAATGGCTTGAGTCGAAAAATCTGGGTAAAGCTACCGTGAATTACAAGATCCGTGACTGGTTGTTTAGCCGTCAGCGATTCTGGGGAGAGCCTTTTCCGGTAATTCACTGGGAAGATGGCGAAGTTTCCGTTTTGTCAGACGAAGATCTGCCCCTGATTCTTCCGGATGTTGAAAAATATCAGCCGGGAGAAACGGGCGAGTCTCCTTTGGCCAATGCTGGCGATTGGTTATATGTAACCGATTCAAATGGACGGAAAGGCCGTCGTGAAACGAATACCATGCCCCAGTGGGCCGGGTCGTGCTGGTACTACCTGCGCTATATCGACCCGAAAAATGACGAGGCTCCGTTCGATAAAGTAAAGGAAAACTACTGGATGCCGGTCGACTTGTATGTAGGTGGTGCCGAACATGCGGTACTTCACTTGCTGTATAGCCGTTTCTGGCATAAAGTATTGTTTGATTTGGGTGTGGTTTCTACCGATGAGCCCTATCTGAAATTGTATAACCAGGGAATGATTCTGGCTTTTGCTTATGAAACGGCTTCCGGCTCGAAAGTTCCTTCTGATATGGTGGAGGAACGTGACGGCAGTTATTTCCATATCGAAACCGGTGAGGAGCTGAAGCAGATTGTGGCCAAGATGTCCAAGTCGCTAAAGAACGTCATCAATCCGGACGACGTGGTAGAAGAATACGGAGCCGATTCATTGCGTCTGTACGAAATGTTTATGGGGCCGCTGGATGCCACCAAACCCTGGACCGATACCGGTGTGAAAGGTGTGTATAATTTCCTGCGAAGGGTATTCACCTTCTTTTCGAACCTGGACAACGTAAGTGAAAGCGAAGATACCAAAGAGACGTTGAAGCTTTTACATCAAACCATCCGGAAGGTAGGCGATGACGTAGAAGATTTGAAGTTCAATACCGCGATTTCGCAGATGATGGTGTTCACTAACCATTGTTATAAAGCCGGCAAGGTGTCCCGTTTGACTGCCGAAACATTCATGCAGGTGTTGGCTCCTTTTGCTCCGCACATTGCGGAAGAGCTTTGGAACCTCTATGGGAACGATGCCAGTGTAAGTTTGGCTGAATGGCCCAAAGTGAACGAAGAATACCTGGTTGAGAATACCTTTGAGTATCCGGTTTCATTTAATGGAAAAATGCGCTTCAAACTCGAACTTCCGTTAGATATTTCGAAAGATGATGCTGAAAAAGCAGTACTGGAACATGAGGCTGCAAAACGTTGGACGGAAGGTAAAACCGTGGTGAAACTGATTTACGTACCAGGTAAGATTATCAACGTGGTTGTTAAGTAA
- a CDS encoding YitT family protein, with product MSGKVYNQVRDYATIVLGLFLYAFGVAAFLIPAKIIGGGITGVATVIYFTTGIETGYTYFIINIFLVLAAIKILGTSFGVKTIFGMAVMAVFLNVLQSIFTHPIIDDQFLSAVLGGILGGAGLGIVFNRGGSTGGTDIIAMIINKYRNVSPGRIIMYCDVIIIASSFFVLKSVEGMVYGYVSMWVVSYTVDSFLNGAKQSVQMFIFSERYDDIADYIVYQANRGLTVFDGTGWYTRKHVKVIMTVVRKREASPIYKQIKQIDPDAFISQNSVMGVFGHGFDQIKY from the coding sequence ATGAGCGGAAAAGTATATAATCAGGTTCGGGACTACGCAACTATCGTTTTAGGGTTATTCCTGTATGCTTTTGGTGTAGCTGCATTTTTAATTCCAGCTAAGATTATTGGTGGCGGAATTACGGGTGTGGCAACGGTTATTTACTTCACGACGGGAATAGAAACCGGGTATACCTATTTTATTATTAATATTTTCCTTGTTTTGGCAGCCATCAAAATACTGGGGACAAGCTTCGGGGTGAAGACGATCTTCGGTATGGCGGTGATGGCCGTATTTCTGAATGTATTACAGTCGATATTTACTCACCCTATTATCGACGATCAGTTTTTGTCTGCTGTTCTGGGAGGTATCCTGGGGGGAGCCGGCCTGGGAATTGTCTTTAATCGTGGAGGAAGTACCGGTGGTACCGATATTATCGCGATGATTATTAATAAGTATCGGAATGTAAGCCCGGGACGTATTATTATGTATTGCGACGTGATTATTATTGCTTCCTCGTTTTTCGTTCTGAAATCAGTAGAGGGAATGGTGTACGGTTACGTTTCGATGTGGGTCGTTTCTTATACGGTCGATTCGTTCTTGAACGGTGCCAAGCAGTCGGTTCAGATGTTTATCTTCTCCGAGCGCTACGATGATATCGCGGATTATATTGTTTATCAAGCAAATCGGGGACTAACTGTTTTCGACGGAACGGGTTGGTACACCCGGAAACATGTAAAAGTGATTATGACGGTAGTTAGAAAAAGAGAGGCTTCTCCAATTTATAAACAAATAAAACAGATTGATCCTGATGCATTTATATCCCAGAACTCCGTAATGGGTGTATTTGGTCACGGATTTGACCAAATCAAATATTAA
- a CDS encoding peptidoglycan DD-metalloendopeptidase family protein encodes MKKWIPGIILAVLIIVVVGFFIIRKNTKSGQGDLSVTQPIDSVAKVLPPPVLKFGLPVDSFVIENKKVRRNQNLSDILVRYGVSYQAIDQLARNAKGVFDVRRIKAGSAYSMFLAHDSLHTPRYFIYEDSPVDYYTFDLSGDSLRVKAGQKPVITKRKVAFGQINSSLWNAMTDNNLNPILAIDLSEIYAWTIDFFGVQRGDWFQIIYDENYVDGKSIGIGTIYAARFNNMGDDYYAFNFDQDGRADYFDEDGKSLRKAFLKAPLKYSRISSRFTNSRYHPILRIRRPHHGVDYAAPTGTPVHSIGDGVITRRGYQARGGGNYLYIKHNSVYTTSYMHLSRFAKGMHPGVRVKQGQLIGYVGMTGLATGPHLDFRVYKNGTAVDPLKVKAPPVEPVKKENMVRFEEHRDSLMNELMTIPIPGNETDQIPVADVIHSTPADNQ; translated from the coding sequence ATGAAAAAGTGGATTCCGGGGATTATTTTGGCCGTTTTGATAATTGTTGTTGTGGGATTTTTTATCATCCGGAAGAATACAAAATCGGGGCAGGGAGATTTATCGGTTACTCAACCAATTGATAGCGTAGCAAAGGTTTTACCGCCGCCAGTTTTAAAGTTTGGACTGCCGGTTGATTCCTTTGTTATTGAAAATAAGAAGGTGCGGCGCAATCAGAACCTTTCGGATATTTTGGTAAGATATGGCGTGTCGTATCAGGCTATCGATCAGCTTGCCCGGAATGCAAAAGGCGTTTTTGATGTGCGTCGGATCAAGGCAGGAAGTGCCTATTCTATGTTCCTGGCTCACGATTCTTTGCATACTCCCCGTTATTTCATTTACGAAGATTCACCTGTTGATTATTATACATTCGACCTTAGTGGCGATTCACTTCGCGTGAAAGCCGGTCAGAAACCGGTGATAACCAAACGCAAGGTGGCATTTGGTCAGATTAACTCTTCGCTGTGGAACGCAATGACGGATAATAATTTGAATCCGATTCTGGCTATCGACCTTTCAGAGATTTATGCCTGGACCATTGACTTTTTTGGAGTTCAGAGGGGAGATTGGTTTCAGATAATATACGATGAGAATTATGTCGATGGAAAATCCATTGGTATCGGAACCATTTATGCCGCCCGTTTTAATAACATGGGTGATGATTATTATGCGTTCAATTTCGATCAGGACGGCCGGGCCGATTATTTCGATGAAGACGGCAAGAGTTTGCGGAAAGCTTTCCTGAAAGCTCCACTCAAATATTCGCGCATCAGTTCGCGTTTTACCAACAGCCGCTATCATCCTATTCTACGAATCAGAAGACCGCACCATGGAGTTGATTACGCTGCACCGACCGGAACACCGGTTCATTCAATTGGTGACGGAGTGATTACGCGCCGGGGTTACCAGGCACGTGGTGGTGGCAATTACTTATACATCAAACACAACTCTGTCTACACGACTTCCTATATGCACCTTTCGCGGTTTGCCAAGGGCATGCACCCCGGTGTGCGTGTTAAGCAGGGACAGTTGATTGGCTATGTAGGAATGACAGGACTAGCTACCGGGCCACACCTCGATTTCAGGGTATATAAAAATGGTACAGCTGTCGATCCGCTAAAAGTGAAAGCGCCGCCTGTAGAACCGGTGAAGAAAGAGAATATGGTGCGTTTTGAGGAGCATCGGGATTCACTCATGAATGAGTTAATGACTATCCCGATTCCCGGCAACGAAACCGATCAAATTCCTGTGGCCGATGTCATTCACAGCACGCCTGCAGATAATCAATAA
- a CDS encoding phosphoribosylglycinamide formyltransferase: MKNIAILASGSGTNAQNIIQYFQYHPTIRVDSVWSNRSDVYVLERAAKYGIEYGSFNRKEFYDSEDFLNRLKSRNIDLVVLAGFLWLVPTNLIQAFPIINIHPALLPTYGGKGMYGMKVHEAVVANQEKESGITIHMVDEVYDHGTVLRQEKCPVLPDDTPESLAKRIHQLEYQYFPEVIENFLMK, encoded by the coding sequence ATGAAAAACATAGCCATACTTGCATCGGGTTCAGGAACAAATGCACAAAACATAATACAGTATTTTCAATACCATCCAACCATCCGCGTTGATTCGGTTTGGAGCAACCGCTCAGACGTCTATGTGCTCGAAAGAGCAGCAAAATATGGAATTGAGTATGGCTCCTTTAACAGGAAAGAGTTTTACGATTCGGAAGATTTCCTGAATCGACTCAAAAGCCGCAACATCGATTTAGTTGTTTTGGCAGGCTTTCTTTGGTTGGTACCCACCAACCTGATCCAGGCTTTCCCGATTATTAATATTCACCCGGCCCTGCTACCAACGTATGGTGGTAAAGGAATGTACGGAATGAAAGTACACGAGGCAGTTGTCGCCAACCAGGAAAAGGAAAGTGGTATCACCATTCACATGGTCGATGAAGTTTACGATCACGGAACCGTTTTACGCCAGGAAAAGTGTCCTGTCCTCCCGGACGACACACCGGAGTCGCTGGCTAAACGCATCCACCAATTGGAATACCAATACTTCCCCGAGGTGATCGAAAATTTTTTAATGAAATAA
- a CDS encoding acyl carrier protein yields the protein MSDVSAKVKSIIVDKLGVDESEVTNEASFTNDLGADSLDTVELIMEFEKEFNIAIPDDQAEKIGTVGEAVAYIEENGK from the coding sequence ATGTCTGACGTTTCGGCTAAAGTTAAATCGATCATTGTAGACAAACTTGGTGTTGATGAAAGCGAAGTTACTAACGAAGCTTCTTTCACCAATGACTTGGGAGCTGATTCACTCGATACCGTTGAGCTGATTATGGAATTCGAAAAAGAATTCAATATTGCTATCCCTGATGATCAGGCTGAAAAAATCGGTACTGTAGGCGAAGCTGTTGCTTACATCGAAGAGAACGGAAAGTAA
- the fabF gene encoding beta-ketoacyl-ACP synthase II, whose product MELKRVVVTGLGTINPLGKNIQEFWEGLRNGVSGAGPITHFDASKFKTQFACEIKDFDPNDYLERKEVRKHDMYAQFAYIAADQAISHSGIDLEKIDKDRVGVIWGAGIGGLDTFFQEVTSFNSNPENPRFTPFFIPKMIANMASGNIALKYRFRGPSITTVTACASATHALIDAASYIRLGKADMFVAGGSESAINQAGVGGFNAMRALSTRNDDPKTASRPFDKDRDGFVMGEGAGALILEEYEHAVRRGATIYAELVGTGMSTDAYHMTAPDPEGEGAALVMKHALDDAGLKPEDIDYINVHGTSTGLGDVAEPKAILKVFGDHSYKVSVSSTKSMTGHLLGAAGAVESIASILAMQNSIVPPTINQFELDPEVDPNIDFTFNHAKERQINFALSNTFGFGGHNATVIFKKLS is encoded by the coding sequence ATGGAATTGAAACGAGTTGTTGTTACCGGCTTAGGTACGATCAACCCGCTCGGTAAGAATATCCAGGAATTCTGGGAAGGCCTGAGGAATGGGGTTAGCGGTGCCGGCCCCATTACTCATTTTGATGCCTCCAAATTCAAAACGCAGTTTGCCTGCGAAATAAAGGATTTCGACCCGAATGATTACCTCGAGCGCAAGGAAGTTCGCAAACATGACATGTATGCTCAGTTTGCTTACATCGCTGCTGACCAGGCAATCAGTCATTCAGGAATCGACCTGGAAAAAATCGATAAGGACCGGGTTGGTGTGATCTGGGGTGCAGGTATTGGTGGTTTGGATACTTTCTTTCAGGAAGTAACCTCCTTCAATTCAAATCCGGAAAATCCGCGATTTACCCCCTTCTTCATTCCTAAGATGATTGCCAACATGGCCAGTGGTAATATTGCCTTGAAATATCGCTTTCGGGGACCCAGCATTACCACGGTTACTGCTTGTGCTTCGGCAACCCATGCATTAATTGATGCAGCGAGCTATATCCGGCTCGGAAAAGCGGATATGTTCGTAGCCGGTGGTTCCGAATCAGCAATTAACCAGGCGGGTGTTGGTGGTTTCAATGCCATGCGTGCCCTTTCAACGCGTAACGATGATCCAAAAACGGCATCGCGACCTTTCGATAAAGATCGTGATGGATTCGTGATGGGAGAAGGTGCTGGTGCACTCATCCTCGAAGAATACGAACACGCGGTTCGCCGTGGCGCGACCATCTACGCGGAATTGGTTGGCACTGGCATGTCAACGGATGCTTACCATATGACTGCTCCTGATCCCGAAGGAGAAGGTGCTGCACTGGTAATGAAGCATGCGCTGGACGATGCCGGTCTGAAACCTGAAGATATCGATTACATTAACGTACACGGTACTTCTACCGGGCTGGGAGATGTTGCCGAGCCAAAAGCAATCCTGAAAGTATTTGGTGACCATTCTTACAAGGTAAGTGTGAGTTCAACCAAGTCGATGACAGGTCACTTGCTGGGAGCGGCTGGTGCAGTTGAAAGTATTGCCTCTATTTTGGCAATGCAGAACAGCATTGTACCTCCAACGATAAATCAATTTGAATTGGATCCGGAAGTTGATCCGAACATTGATTTTACTTTTAATCACGCAAAAGAACGCCAGATTAATTTTGCACTTAGCAATACATTTGGATTTGGCGGACACAATGCGACTGTAATCTTCAAAAAATTGTCATAA
- the rnc gene encoding ribonuclease III, translated as MKQRIKLFSSPGKEFYLFLKSLLGFYPGTLHFYDIAFIHKSASTVDSHGYPVNNERLEYLGDAILGAVVADYLYNRFPHKDEGFLTQLRSRMVNRSFLTKLTFKTGLNRFVESNTNSANETSHIYGDAFEALIGAIYLDKGYEQTKKFIVKRILSVYVDIHKLEKKDTNYKSQLIEWGQKNKKEVQFKTQDNPGTTGDKPPFVSQVIVEGELFGEGDGYSKKESQQQAAKVALMKIQD; from the coding sequence TTGAAGCAAAGAATAAAACTCTTTTCCTCGCCGGGGAAAGAGTTTTATTTGTTTTTGAAATCATTGCTTGGGTTCTACCCCGGAACCCTGCACTTTTACGACATTGCGTTTATTCATAAGTCGGCTTCCACAGTCGATTCTCACGGTTATCCGGTCAATAACGAACGCCTCGAATATCTGGGTGATGCCATTCTTGGTGCCGTAGTGGCCGACTATCTTTACAACCGTTTTCCTCATAAAGACGAGGGCTTTCTTACCCAATTGCGCTCCCGGATGGTCAACCGGAGCTTTCTTACCAAACTTACTTTTAAAACGGGTCTGAATCGTTTTGTTGAATCGAATACCAACTCGGCAAACGAAACCAGCCACATCTACGGTGATGCTTTCGAGGCGCTGATTGGCGCTATTTATCTCGACAAAGGATACGAGCAGACCAAGAAATTCATCGTTAAGCGCATCTTGTCGGTCTATGTCGACATTCATAAACTGGAAAAGAAGGATACCAACTACAAGAGCCAGTTGATTGAGTGGGGACAGAAGAATAAAAAAGAGGTGCAGTTTAAGACCCAGGATAATCCGGGTACGACGGGAGATAAGCCTCCTTTTGTTTCGCAGGTAATTGTCGAAGGAGAGCTGTTCGGCGAGGGCGATGGATATTCGAAAAAGGAATCACAGCAACAGGCTGCCAAGGTGGCTTTGATGAAGATTCAGGACTAA